A single Silvibacterium dinghuense DNA region contains:
- a CDS encoding DinB family protein has protein sequence MKKILTQFGACALAVALVAPWAQAQTAKFQSAFGEDAGTLSKKFTGLARVMAGKYDWKPGQGVRSVSDVFNFIVTENGMLAGVLSGTPNTGGQRAPITDPGKLQEALKTSYASLQKAITTLSDSDLQTHVKLFGEDMTKQDAVMLILEDQHEHLGQSIAYARTNGVVPPWSK, from the coding sequence ATGAAGAAGATTCTTACTCAGTTTGGAGCATGCGCGCTTGCAGTCGCTCTGGTGGCGCCATGGGCGCAGGCGCAGACAGCAAAATTCCAGTCCGCTTTCGGAGAAGATGCCGGAACGCTCTCCAAAAAATTCACCGGACTCGCGCGCGTGATGGCAGGCAAGTATGACTGGAAACCCGGCCAGGGCGTTCGCTCCGTCAGCGACGTGTTCAACTTCATCGTTACGGAGAACGGTATGCTCGCCGGCGTGCTCTCGGGCACACCGAATACGGGGGGACAGCGCGCACCCATCACCGATCCGGGGAAATTGCAGGAAGCTTTGAAGACTTCATACGCCAGTCTACAAAAAGCGATCACGACACTTTCCGACAGCGACCTGCAGACACACGTAAAGCTGTTCGGAGAAGACATGACGAAGCAGGACGCGGTGATGTTGATTCTCGAAGATCAGCACGAGCATCTGGGGCAGTCAATTGCCTACGCGCGCACCAACGGTGTGGTTCCGCCCTGGTCGAAGTAG
- a CDS encoding VOC family protein produces MLGFMILTVGNVERSLAFYEAALKPLKIRFFLPYKGEDGHPDLWGFGDGKQAFFWLQQGKPAPASIHWGFMAESNEKVDEFYKAAISAGAKDNISPRARVEYYPGYYAADVFDPDGYSFEVVHKS; encoded by the coding sequence ATGCTCGGTTTTATGATTCTGACTGTCGGCAATGTCGAACGTTCGCTGGCGTTCTATGAGGCGGCCTTAAAGCCTCTCAAGATCAGGTTCTTCCTGCCCTACAAGGGCGAAGACGGTCATCCTGATCTCTGGGGATTTGGTGATGGAAAGCAGGCGTTCTTCTGGCTCCAGCAGGGAAAACCCGCTCCGGCCTCCATTCACTGGGGCTTCATGGCCGAAAGCAATGAAAAGGTCGATGAGTTCTATAAGGCTGCGATCTCCGCGGGCGCTAAGGACAATATCTCTCCGCGGGCACGAGTCGAATATTATCCGGGATACTACGCCGCCGATGTATTCGATCCGGACGGATACTCGTTCGAGGTCGTCCACAAGAGCTGA
- a CDS encoding FMN-dependent NADH-azoreductase codes for MNQILIVESSPRGAESASRQLTRKVRERLEVQYSEAKVVIRDLVKDKLPHLDLPTLKAISTKDPAEAEALKKDAYRSDQLIDELMASDILVIASPMWNFGIPSSLKAWIDHVVRAGKTFNYAGTGVEGLAKGKKAILVLASGGVFSEGDWKPWDTVEPYLRQILGFIGIEDVQTVRAEGMNIPPLAIHAVSNGEKAVEALVI; via the coding sequence GTGAACCAGATTTTGATTGTCGAATCGAGCCCTCGGGGAGCTGAGTCGGCGAGCCGCCAACTGACACGCAAGGTGAGAGAACGGCTTGAAGTGCAGTACTCGGAGGCGAAGGTTGTCATCCGAGATCTTGTGAAGGACAAGCTTCCCCACCTGGATCTGCCGACGCTGAAGGCAATTTCCACGAAGGACCCGGCGGAGGCGGAAGCGCTTAAGAAAGACGCATATCGTTCCGACCAGCTTATCGACGAGCTGATGGCGTCGGACATTTTGGTGATTGCCAGCCCCATGTGGAACTTCGGAATTCCGTCATCGCTGAAGGCGTGGATCGACCACGTTGTGCGTGCTGGCAAGACGTTCAACTACGCAGGTACGGGTGTAGAGGGGCTTGCGAAAGGCAAGAAGGCAATCCTGGTGCTTGCGTCCGGCGGAGTGTTTAGTGAGGGAGATTGGAAGCCGTGGGACACGGTCGAGCCGTATCTGCGGCAGATTCTTGGCTTCATTGGGATCGAAGATGTACAAACCGTAAGGGCTGAGGGCATGAACATACCGCCCCTTGCAATCCATGCTGTATCCAACGGCGAAAAGGCCGTAGAAGCACTCGTGATCTGA
- a CDS encoding winged helix-turn-helix transcriptional regulator → MKKGISKKPLDSASVCGHEDPAAVRELLTKVGDKWSIFLILSLAQLPGGRARFSELEKAIPGISQRMLTVTVRSLERDGLLTRELFAEVPLRVEYELTALGRSLLPPMWGLVDWVKENWQQVKESRTEFDAR, encoded by the coding sequence ATGAAAAAAGGCATATCCAAAAAGCCGCTGGATTCGGCCTCAGTCTGCGGCCACGAAGACCCCGCTGCGGTCCGTGAACTCCTGACCAAGGTGGGGGATAAATGGAGCATTTTTTTGATCCTCTCTTTAGCGCAGTTGCCGGGTGGGCGCGCTCGCTTTTCCGAGCTCGAAAAAGCGATTCCCGGTATCTCACAAAGAATGTTGACTGTGACAGTGCGAAGTTTGGAGAGAGACGGATTGCTCACCCGAGAGTTGTTTGCCGAGGTCCCTCTTCGCGTGGAGTACGAACTGACTGCTCTCGGGCGAAGCCTGCTTCCCCCTATGTGGGGCCTGGTGGACTGGGTCAAAGAGAACTGGCAACAAGTAAAAGAATCGCGGACAGAATTTGATGCAAGGTAG
- a CDS encoding nucleotidyl transferase AbiEii/AbiGii toxin family protein, which yields MNRTRYTLPRAGTANSRFRDLVDMVLLIQSRTLDVFLAAKALQRTFDCRGTHPIPAALEPPPPNWNTPFDRAQDGFGHRAARVH from the coding sequence CTGAATCGGACCCGATACACGCTGCCTCGCGCTGGAACGGCGAACAGCAGGTTCCGGGACCTTGTTGATATGGTTTTGTTGATTCAGTCGAGAACGCTCGACGTCTTCCTAGCAGCAAAAGCTCTTCAGCGCACCTTCGATTGCCGCGGAACTCACCCTATTCCTGCTGCGCTCGAACCACCACCGCCCAACTGGAATACGCCATTTGATCGTGCGCAAGACGGCTTTGGTCATCGAGCGGCGCGAGTTCATTGA
- a CDS encoding DUF3732 domain-containing protein gives MYFQLRKLILWSRNNAAPRVVEFQPGVVNVISGASKTGKSAVVPIIDYCLGSDKCSIPVGVIRENCSWFGIVIDTLEGQKLLARREPGDQQNTGDMFLLEAPTVDVPAIIDGKSTNVDVVKAMLNRLSGLTSLDFEPGPDVGFKSRPSFRDLMAFTFQPQNIVANPDVFFFKTDLTEHKEKLKTIFPYVLGAVTAEILQARFELDRLNRNLRRKESELRDLVNASSAWRLEAQSWVRQAIELGLLPSDQLISEDWNTILDLLRNITSGTEVMANPTLAGIDVALNRLELLRSEESVVALSLSEHRNRLNELRRLLESSEAYGGAIRMQRDRLGIADWLRKLTAENQQAELDPIASLESAGPERLETLCNALDALEVRLRSHPNFSDTLDKEVIRQRAATETVLERLSAIRQEASILEHSSQEAQEIRNKFDRTERFLGRLDQALQLYDKADQSSGVREEIATLRSQIATLQAIVSDSEIRRKLRNALDQVETIASRCVSKLDAEWPDAPVKLIVDELTVKVVRGNRDDYLWEIGSGANWLAYHMAMTLALQRFFLSEPHHPVPAILIYDQPSQVYFPKTAARPNEAATDVPWRDQDIVAVRKVFELLSEEVLLATGRLQIIVLDHADDDVWGNIPGVQLTEEWRGKALVPGEWTDTPQKQV, from the coding sequence ATGTACTTCCAGCTGCGCAAATTGATTCTTTGGTCGCGAAACAATGCTGCTCCGCGCGTTGTCGAATTTCAACCTGGTGTCGTGAATGTGATTAGCGGCGCTTCCAAGACTGGTAAATCCGCCGTGGTCCCAATCATCGACTATTGCCTGGGCTCCGATAAATGCTCAATTCCCGTTGGCGTGATTCGTGAGAATTGTAGTTGGTTTGGAATCGTCATCGATACTCTTGAGGGCCAAAAGCTTTTGGCACGTCGAGAGCCCGGTGATCAGCAAAATACGGGAGATATGTTTTTACTGGAAGCACCCACCGTTGATGTTCCCGCCATTATTGATGGGAAATCGACCAATGTGGACGTGGTCAAGGCGATGCTGAATCGTCTTTCGGGTTTGACATCTCTCGATTTTGAACCGGGTCCAGACGTAGGGTTCAAGTCTCGACCTAGCTTTCGGGACCTAATGGCCTTCACCTTTCAGCCGCAGAATATCGTGGCGAATCCCGATGTCTTCTTCTTCAAAACGGACTTGACCGAACACAAGGAAAAGCTGAAGACAATCTTCCCCTATGTTCTCGGTGCCGTCACGGCTGAAATCCTTCAGGCGCGATTTGAGCTTGACCGCCTGAACCGAAACCTGCGCAGGAAAGAATCTGAACTGCGAGATCTGGTGAACGCGTCTTCGGCTTGGCGCCTAGAAGCGCAAAGCTGGGTCCGGCAGGCGATCGAACTGGGGCTTCTTCCGTCCGACCAATTGATCTCCGAGGATTGGAACACCATTTTGGATTTGCTTCGAAATATAACCTCCGGCACCGAGGTTATGGCGAATCCGACCCTTGCGGGAATAGACGTAGCACTTAACCGCCTTGAACTTCTACGAAGCGAAGAATCGGTTGTCGCTCTCAGTCTGTCGGAGCACAGGAACCGGCTGAATGAGCTTAGACGTCTTCTGGAAAGTAGCGAAGCATACGGCGGAGCCATCAGAATGCAGCGTGATCGACTCGGGATTGCGGATTGGCTGCGTAAATTGACTGCGGAAAATCAACAAGCCGAGCTCGACCCTATTGCTTCTCTGGAATCTGCCGGCCCCGAACGTCTTGAAACCCTCTGCAATGCTCTCGATGCCTTAGAGGTTCGGCTGCGATCTCATCCCAATTTTTCCGATACTCTCGACAAAGAGGTGATTAGGCAGCGCGCCGCAACGGAAACTGTTTTGGAGCGACTCAGTGCAATCCGTCAAGAGGCGAGTATCCTGGAGCACAGCTCGCAAGAGGCACAGGAGATCAGAAACAAATTCGACAGAACCGAGAGGTTTCTCGGACGTCTGGATCAAGCCCTGCAACTTTATGACAAAGCAGATCAGTCCTCGGGTGTCAGAGAGGAGATCGCGACGCTTCGTTCACAGATCGCCACGCTACAAGCGATTGTCTCGGATTCTGAAATTCGACGAAAGCTGCGCAACGCTCTGGATCAGGTTGAGACCATCGCAAGTCGCTGTGTATCTAAACTTGATGCCGAATGGCCTGACGCACCAGTCAAACTGATTGTGGACGAATTAACGGTTAAGGTAGTTCGCGGCAATCGAGACGATTACCTTTGGGAGATTGGAAGCGGAGCAAACTGGCTCGCGTACCACATGGCGATGACACTTGCATTGCAGAGATTTTTTCTGAGTGAGCCGCATCACCCCGTCCCAGCTATCCTCATCTATGACCAACCGAGCCAAGTATATTTTCCGAAAACCGCAGCACGGCCCAACGAAGCTGCAACCGATGTGCCGTGGAGAGATCAAGATATAGTAGCAGTCCGAAAAGTTTTTGAGCTCCTGAGTGAAGAAGTTCTACTCGCAACGGGCAGACTTCAGATCATCGTCCTTGATCATGCTGACGATGATGTCTGGGGAAATATACCAGGCGTTCAACTGACCGAAGAATGGCGTGGAAAGGCGCTAGTTCCTGGCGAGTGGACAGATACTCCTCAGAAGCAAGTGTAA
- a CDS encoding three component ABC system middle component — MSVELNESEIIQNPALGAFALWKFGLGFQADDSRPAPMPLLFLILPLLMHRQTSEVIESTRKASGLTLFAAKLGEERENLLAVHERALILRKLTWDSLELGIRGGLLTVNYVEATVRANTLLGAVAKTVLPERLKNLPNSAEKIGYWFSKTGLNQIATTLRVEF, encoded by the coding sequence ATGAGTGTTGAGTTGAATGAATCAGAAATTATCCAAAATCCCGCTCTAGGTGCGTTCGCACTTTGGAAGTTTGGATTAGGTTTTCAGGCGGATGACAGTCGCCCCGCTCCGATGCCGTTACTTTTCTTGATCCTGCCTCTGTTGATGCACCGCCAGACAAGCGAGGTGATCGAGTCAACTCGAAAGGCATCAGGCTTGACCCTCTTCGCCGCAAAACTCGGCGAAGAACGGGAAAATCTTCTTGCTGTGCATGAAAGAGCGTTGATTCTCCGCAAACTGACGTGGGATTCGCTTGAACTGGGGATTCGCGGAGGGTTGTTAACTGTCAACTATGTAGAAGCAACTGTGAGAGCGAATACGCTGCTCGGTGCGGTCGCCAAAACGGTGCTGCCAGAGCGCCTGAAGAACTTACCGAACAGTGCCGAGAAGATTGGCTATTGGTTTTCCAAGACCGGTCTCAACCAAATCGCTACGACCTTACGAGTGGAGTTCTGA